A single window of Rubripirellula lacrimiformis DNA harbors:
- a CDS encoding lactonase family protein, whose product MSVSGSTSAESIDVWIGTSARQPSQGIYHCTLNTHTGNLTDPTLAAEIRGPGFLAMHPSGNVLYAVGDLNKEAVVAAYAIESSGDGAPQLSLVNSLPIGDGGAAHVAVDPTGKTLLTAQYGGGSVAAFSLNADGSLNQSTELIKHEGGSGVVPKRQDSSHAHWVGFSPDNRFAFVPDLGLDKVVIYSLDAENAKLTPHGFGKVPAGGGPRHMKFHTSGKFAFVLNELSLSVTVFDYDAETGKMTAKQTIPTVSKQTLAKEKFKSASEIRVHPSGQFVFTANRGHDSITVFRVNQSTGELSVIEVENARAVTPRGMNLDPSGNWLLVAGQDSHTLASFNVDGSTGELKYNQSIVTAPSAICVLFQHED is encoded by the coding sequence ATGAGTGTTTCAGGTTCGACGTCTGCCGAGTCGATTGACGTTTGGATCGGGACAAGCGCTCGCCAACCCAGCCAAGGCATCTATCACTGCACGCTGAACACTCACACTGGCAACCTGACCGATCCGACGCTGGCGGCCGAAATCCGTGGGCCCGGTTTCTTGGCGATGCACCCGAGCGGCAATGTGCTGTACGCGGTCGGCGATTTGAACAAGGAAGCGGTGGTTGCGGCGTACGCGATTGAATCCAGTGGCGATGGTGCCCCTCAACTGTCCTTGGTCAATTCGCTGCCGATCGGTGATGGCGGTGCGGCACACGTTGCTGTCGACCCGACGGGCAAAACCCTGCTGACGGCCCAATACGGTGGCGGCAGCGTCGCTGCGTTTTCATTGAACGCCGACGGGTCCCTGAACCAATCGACGGAACTGATCAAGCACGAAGGTGGATCCGGCGTCGTCCCCAAACGTCAAGATTCCTCGCACGCCCACTGGGTTGGATTTTCACCCGACAACCGGTTTGCTTTTGTTCCCGACCTGGGACTCGACAAAGTCGTCATCTACAGCCTGGATGCCGAAAACGCCAAGCTGACTCCGCATGGCTTTGGCAAAGTTCCAGCCGGCGGTGGACCGCGGCACATGAAGTTCCACACCTCGGGCAAGTTTGCATTCGTACTGAACGAACTATCCCTCAGCGTGACGGTTTTCGATTACGACGCGGAAACCGGCAAGATGACGGCCAAGCAAACGATCCCAACGGTGTCGAAACAGACCCTGGCGAAAGAGAAGTTCAAGAGCGCGTCGGAGATCCGGGTGCACCCGTCGGGCCAGTTCGTGTTCACGGCGAACCGTGGACATGATTCGATCACCGTTTTCCGCGTCAACCAATCGACCGGCGAACTGTCCGTCATCGAAGTCGAAAACGCTCGCGCCGTCACGCCACGTGGCATGAACCTGGACCCCAGCGGGAACTGGCTGCTGGTTGCCGGCCAAGACTCGCACACCTTGGCTTCGTTCAATGTGGACGGCTCGACGGGCGAACTGAAATACAATCAGTCGATCGTGACCGCCCCATCGGCAATCTGTGTTCTGTTCCAGCACGAGGACTGA
- the yajC gene encoding preprotein translocase subunit YajC, with amino-acid sequence MFFVGALNLFLVDLQLLAQADAAAGDAAVADPGTGSSGDFLSPFLLPAGLLFLFYFIVIAPERKKKAAEANLMSSLKKNDRVVTIGGIHGVIAAVSADNDVVTLRIDESGNTRIKVNRSAISRIVTDKETSGKENSSDKSKDDGSAAKK; translated from the coding sequence TTGTTTTTCGTTGGTGCACTGAACCTGTTCTTGGTCGATCTGCAGCTGTTGGCACAGGCTGATGCGGCTGCGGGAGATGCGGCTGTGGCGGATCCCGGAACGGGGTCGAGTGGCGATTTTCTATCGCCTTTTCTGCTCCCTGCCGGACTTTTGTTCCTGTTTTACTTCATTGTGATCGCACCCGAACGCAAGAAGAAAGCGGCCGAAGCCAACTTGATGTCGTCCTTGAAAAAGAACGACCGCGTCGTCACGATCGGCGGGATTCACGGCGTGATTGCGGCGGTCTCCGCGGACAACGATGTGGTGACTTTGCGGATCGACGAAAGTGGAAACACGAGAATCAAAGTCAACCGATCGGCGATCTCGCGGATCGTAACGGACAAAGAAACGTCCGGAAAAGAAAATAGTTCAGACAAATCCAAGGACGACGGTTCCGCTGCGAAGAAGTAG
- a CDS encoding DegT/DnrJ/EryC1/StrS family aminotransferase, producing the protein MNLTLPAWPPDWPEIRSAAAQCVASGDWGRYASKTVAQTTKRIAEFTGAGSVRMCCSGSAAVELGLRAAGVGPGDEVITAALDYPGNVRAIELLGGRPVLVDLADQSPCIDADGVEKAGSDSVKAVIASHLFGVPADIVRLKSICDDRGWVLIEDACQVAGMTIDGRSAGTIGHVGVWSLGGSKLLSCGSGGVIFANDDRTAARLAPVMDRPSDAFGISPLAAAVLHPQLDRLAEMNTRRSQTAVELRDQVFPHLAGVTWYSGQRDESAFYKVAFTVGSDQERLRVIDAAEAMGLPLGAGFRSLARTSPRRCRKPVSLDRSEMLGQRLVVLDHRALMIDPERRDELAAAIRSLLQ; encoded by the coding sequence ATGAACCTGACGCTACCAGCCTGGCCCCCTGATTGGCCCGAAATTCGAAGTGCCGCGGCCCAATGTGTCGCTAGCGGCGATTGGGGGCGATATGCATCGAAAACCGTTGCCCAAACGACCAAACGAATCGCAGAATTCACCGGTGCCGGCTCGGTCCGCATGTGCTGCAGCGGATCGGCGGCGGTCGAACTGGGGCTGCGTGCCGCGGGGGTTGGGCCTGGGGACGAGGTGATCACCGCTGCCCTGGATTACCCCGGAAATGTTCGAGCGATCGAGCTGCTGGGGGGCCGTCCCGTGCTGGTCGATCTGGCGGACCAGTCGCCCTGCATCGATGCAGACGGCGTCGAAAAAGCGGGATCGGACAGCGTGAAAGCCGTCATCGCATCCCACCTGTTTGGGGTGCCGGCCGACATCGTCCGACTAAAATCGATTTGCGACGACCGCGGATGGGTGCTGATCGAAGACGCGTGCCAGGTAGCCGGAATGACGATCGACGGCCGATCGGCCGGCACCATCGGACACGTTGGGGTCTGGTCATTGGGTGGCAGCAAACTGCTGTCCTGTGGTTCCGGCGGCGTCATTTTCGCAAACGACGACCGCACAGCCGCTCGCTTGGCGCCGGTCATGGACCGCCCCAGCGATGCGTTCGGGATCTCGCCGCTAGCGGCCGCTGTCCTGCATCCGCAACTGGATCGATTGGCGGAAATGAATACCCGCCGCAGCCAAACGGCCGTTGAACTGCGTGATCAGGTGTTCCCACACCTTGCAGGCGTCACCTGGTACAGCGGCCAACGCGACGAATCGGCGTTTTACAAAGTCGCCTTCACGGTCGGATCCGACCAGGAACGGTTGCGAGTGATCGATGCTGCCGAAGCGATGGGCTTGCCGCTTGGCGCAGGCTTCCGATCGCTGGCCCGCACCAGCCCGCGGCGATGCCGAAAACCGGTTTCGCTGGACCGGTCCGAAATGCTGGGCCAGCGCCTGGTCGTGCTGGACCACCGGGCATTGATGATCGATCCCGAGAGGCGGGATGAACTTGCGGCAGCAATCCGTTCCCTGCTTCAATAG